Within Pristiophorus japonicus isolate sPriJap1 unplaced genomic scaffold, sPriJap1.hap1 HAP1_SCAFFOLD_304, whole genome shotgun sequence, the genomic segment GAACCAGTGCCTCGCTCTACCCTTCTGGCTGATGGTCAATGCGTTCAGACGAATTATCTTTACTGCACAGATTTCTATCAATGAACATGGAAATTATTCCGCTCTTGACACACTTTAGCCCCTGACAGCTCCACCAAGATAACAGCAAGCAGGTTGGTAAAGATCTGCAATAGTTTACAGGTTCTGTTCTGAAGGATCACTGCATGGCAATTGGATTTGTCGGATCTGTTgcaacaatagaatcatagaaacatacaaattcaCAGCACGGGCGGAGTCCATTTTGGTCCAAGTGTCTgacccggccgaccaagagctatccagcctaatccggcATTGGAATTCTTGCTCCGTAGCCCTACCCTCTTCAATATCCGTGCTAATATTTTACCTCCTTTCCCAAcagcccttatagaaacatagaaacatagaaaataggtgtaggagtaggccattcggcccttcgagcctgcacctccattcaatatgatcatggctgatcatgcaacttcagtaccccattcctgctttctctccataccccttgatcccattagccgcaagggccatatttaacttccttttcaatatatctaacgaactggcctcaacaactttctgttgtagagaattccacaggttcacaattctctgagtgaagacgtttctcctcatctcggtcctaaatggctaactccTTATCcttgcactgtgacccctggttctggacttcgccaacattgggagcaatctacctgcatctaacctgtccaatccgatcagaattttatatgtttctatgtgatcctctctcattcgtctaaattccagtaaatagaagccgagtcgatccagtgtttcttcagtcctgccatcccgggaatcagtctggtgaaccttcgctgcactccctcaaccatAAGAATGTCCATAttaagattagaagaccaaaactgtgtacaatattcaaggtttggcctcaccaaggccctgtacaactgcggcaaGACCTCCcaggtcctatactcaaatcctctcgctatgaaggccaacatgtcatttgtcttcttcaccgcttgctgtacctgtatgcctacattCAATGACTGGTGTAATAACCTTCCATATGCCAtcgtatcgaatgccttttggaaatccaaatatacaacctcGACTGGCTTCCCTTTTTCTACCCTGTTATACTTGCTCACAAAGCTCTAAACatctgtcaaacaggatttccgtttcataataccatgttgaatctgcttaaTCATGTTATGGTTATGTAAGTGTGCTGATGGATTCCAAGATTTTCCCAACGAGTGTTATCAGGCTAACTGCCTGtccttcccggttttctctctccttcctttctttaaTACCGGCGTTACATTTGctcccttccaatccactgggaccattctagaatctcagGAACTTTCAAAGATCAAAATCACCCTTCCACTATCTCCACAGGCACTTCTTTTAGACCCTTTAGATGTAGGTGGTCAGGTGCAGGGGATTTGTTAACTTTTAGTCCCATCAGTTTCTCTAGTACATTTTCTCAACTTGTATTGATTAATTTCCCCACCCTTATTAGACCCTTGTTTCCAAACATTTTAGGGAAGCTTTTTGGTTTTCCTGcactgaagacagatacaaaatatagtTTAACATTTCAGCACTTTCCTTATTCCCGATAATAATTCCTCTGCCTCAGTCTCTGAGGGACCAACGTTTGCTTTTGCTACTCTTCCGTTTTAGACATTGATAGCAGCTCTTCAATCTTTTTTTATATTTGTTGCTAGTTTTCTTGCATAGTCTATTTTTTTCCACTTGTTTCAATTTTCTGGTCAACATTGTTGTTTCTAAAACACAGATCTGTCAGATACAGAGACCGGGACCTTCAATGGACACTTGTGTCAAGCAAATATTGAGGTTCCCAAAGACCCCATTCCATTACCACAGCGCGTTGCGTTTCTCCAATCTCCGATCGTGATGCCCCTTCTCTGACACTCCGAGGCGTATGACCCAATGGCCTGGCACAGGGTGGTGTGGTCTCCCGCCAACGTGCACAGATCAAACGCACAGTTGTCGGAGTAAATGGCGGGGCTCAGCTCCGGGTGGCATTGGCGGAAAGGCCCAGTGGGGTCGTTCAAAATGCCGCAGTGACTCCCCGAGGCGTAGACTCGGCGCGCTTCTTCAGTGCACAAGGGGCCCGGTGGACCAGAGTCGTCGGCACACCCAGCGCCAGAGGTTGGGCTTTTCCAGCTGTTCCCGAACGCCGAGGACCCGGTTAAGGCCGTGCCGTTGGGGGAGGCGAAATCGTCGGATGCGTCCCCGTTATAGTCCCCGCAGAGCCCGCACAGGGACCCGGAATAGGTCCCCGGAACTGTCACTGCCGCGTAATGGTTCCAGTCGTAGGAGACGCTCAGGCCAAAATCTGTCCGCAACACGGCCGACGATCCGGTGTGGGTAACGCGGACTTTACCCGACTCTAAGATCACCGGCAAATTAACAGTCTCGCCATCAACCTGCAGACAGGGGAATGAGATAGAGGAGCTGAGTGAGATATGGAAATATACCATCTACAACTTCTCCCTATCCTCCCGACGAGGAGACATGTCCCTGTGAATCTGAGTAAACTCCACAGTTCGCCTGGTAACGTTTATATGAACTAAGGGATATgaccaggaggaggctattcagcctctcgagcctattcCTCCATTCAATGAAGTCATGGCTAATCTGTGAGCTAACTCAGTCCATCCaccattgccccatatcccttattacCTTCAGTTAACAAAAAATATTCcatttccaatttaaaattaacaattgttcCAGCATCAATTGCTGCCTGTGGAAGAAAGCTCCAAacgtctaccgccctttgtgtgtagaagtgtttcctaatgtcaCTCCTGAATGGAGTGGGTCTAATTTTTAAACTGTGTTCGATGGTCCTGTACTTCCCAATCGGACATTATTtccctccatctaccctatcagttcgccTTAATATCTTCAAATCTTAGATCGAATCACCCCTTAACCGCTGAAATCCACGGAACACAACACCACATTGTGTAATCACTGCTTGTAATTTAACCCCTTGTGTCCCCCTCCTACATTCCTGCTCCATGTCACAGTCAACGTGTAACACACACGCGCTCTTTATGCATGTTGCTGGTATTTACCTGAACTGTTCCAGTGTTGCCTCTGGTCACCAGGATCCGATGTCCGTACACCTGGACTTCGACCAGACGTGTCCAGGACACCGCCGTGGAGCCGCGGTGATCGTTTTCCACCTCCACGCTGAACGTGTTCAAGTTTCCCGCCGGGTCGCAGTACTTGCTGAAGGTGTATCTACAGGTGCCTTGGAAATCAAAGGCTTTCCCGTCAAAGGTGTGATAATGGGGGTCGCCCGACGCCCAGCAGGTGGCGCTGTCCCGGGGGTAGCAGTCCCGCACTCCATCCACCAAGCGGCATTCTTCGTGGAGCCCGCAGCCTGAATCCTCGCAGGTGAGGTTCGGGGCGGTGTTCCCACAAGTGCATCTCCTGCTGCAGGTCTCTGTTAGGAGCACGGTGTCCCCTCTGCTGTAATAACGGCCCTGGAATGAGCAGCCGCACTGACTGAGGGCCACGCAGGTCCCAGCGCTCAGGATGTAGCCGTCGTCACACGCGCAGCTTTCCGTACAGGGCTGGTCGCAGTGTAAAGGTGCCGTGGTATCGGAGCAACTGGCCGGACAAGCGGTGGTGCAGGGGTCGTAGTGACTGTGCGCCGGGCAGGGGAGTTCTGCAACACACATTTACAGGTGGTTAAAGTAAAGTGCAGAAGCAGATAAATCGTGATGTAatttccccccatccccctcttcgAAAAACCGGGCGCCAAAAGCGCTGAGCGAAAGATTACTCCCTGACCTTGTTGTGAGCTTCCCTTTGAACCAGTGCCTCGCTCTACCCTTCTGGCTGATGGTCAATGCGTTCAGACGAATTATCTTTACTGCACAGATTTCTATCAATGAACATGGAACTTATTCCGCTCTTGACACACTTTAGCCCCTGACAGCTCAACCAAGATAACACCAAGCAGGTTGGTAAAGATCTGTAATAGTTTACAGGTTCTGTTCTGAAGGATCACTGCATGGCAATTGGATTTGTCAGATCTATTgcaacaatagaatcatagaaacatacaaattcaCAGCACGGGCGGAGTCCATTTTGGCCCAAGTATCTGACCCGGTCgaccaagatctatccagcctaatcctgcaTTGGAATTCTTGCTCCATAGCCCTACCGTcttctatatccatgctaatattttacctacTTTCCCAAgagcccttatagaaacatagaaacatagaaaataggtgtaggagtaggccattcggcccttcgaggctgcacctccattcaatatgatcatggctgatcatgcaacttcagtaccccattcctgctttctctccataccccttgatcccattagccgcaagggccacatttaactcccttttcaatatatctaacgaactggcctcaacaactttctgtggtagagaattccacaggttcacaattctctgaatgaataagtttctccacatctcggtcctaaatggcttactccttatccttgtactgtgacccctggttctggacttcgccaacattgggaacattctacctgcatctaacttgtccaatccgatcagaattttatatgtttctgtgatcctctctcattcgtctaaattccagtaaatagaagtctagtcgatccagtgtttcttcagtcctgccatcccgggaatcagtctggtgaaccttcgctgcactccctcaataataagaatatccttcatcagattagaagaccaagactgtgcacaatattcaaggtttggcctcaccaaggccccgtacaactgcggcAAGACCtctcagctcctatactcaaatcatctcgctatgaaggccaacatgccatttgtcttcttcaccgctttctgtacctgtatgcctacattcaatgactgatgtaataaTCTTCCATATGCCAtcgtatcgaatgccttttgcaaatccaaATATACAAGCTCGACTGgctcctctttatctaccctgttataCTTGCTCACAAAGCTCTAAACatctgtcaaacaggatttccctttcattaaaccatgttgaatctgcttaatcatgttatgattatgtaAGTGCGCTGATGGATTCCAAGATTTTCCCAACGAGTGTTATCAGGCTAAGTGGCCTGtccttcccggttttctctctccttcctttctttaaTACCggcgttacatttgctaccttccaatccactgggaccattctagaatctcagGAACTTTCAAAGATCAAAATCACCCTTCCACTATCTCCACAGGCACTTCTTTTAGACCCTTTAGATGTAGGTGGTCAGGTGCAGGGGATTTGTTAACTTTTAGTCCCATCAGTTTCTCTAGTACATTTTCTCAACTTGTATTGATTAATTTCCTCACCCTTATTAGACCCTCGTTTCCAAACATTTTAGGGAAGCTTTTTGGTTTTGCTGCactgaagacaaatacaaaatatagTTTAACATTTCAGCACTTTCCTTATTCCCGATAATAATTCCttctgcctcagtctctaagggaccaacgtttgcttttgctactcttcctttttaGACATTGATAGCAGCTCTTCAATCTTTTTTAAAATTtgttgctagttttctttcatagtctatttttttcCACTTGTTTCAATTTTCTGGTCAACATTGTTGTTTCTAAAACACAGATCTGTCAGATACAGAGACCGGGACCTTCAATGGACACTTGTGTCAAGCAAATATTGAGGTTCCCAAAGACCCCATTGCATTACCACAGCGCGTTGCATTTCTCCAATCTCCGATCGTGACGCCCCTTCTCTGACACTCCGAGGCGTATGACCCAACGGCCTGACACAGGGTGGTGTGGTCTCCCACCAACGCGCACAGATCAAACGCACAGTTGTCGGAGTAAATGGCGGGGATCAGTTCCGGTTGGCATCGGCGGAAAGGCCCAATGGGGTCGCTCAAAATGCCGCAGTGACTCCCCCTGACGTAGACTCGGCGCGCTTCTTCAGTGCACAAGGGGCCCGGTGGACCAGCGTCGTCGGCACACCCAGCGCCAGAGGTTGGGCTTTTCCAGCTGTTCCCGAACGCCGAGGACCCGGTTAAGGCCGTGCCGTTGGGGGAGGCGAAATCGTCGGATGCGTCCCCGTTATAGTCCCCGCAGAGCCCGCACAGGGACCCGGAATAGGTCCCCGGAACTGTCACTGCCGCGTAATGGTTCCAGTCGTAGGAGACGCTCAGGCCAAAATCTGTCCGCAACACGGCCGACGATCCGGTGTGGGTAACGCGGACTTTACCCGACTCTAAGCTCACCGGCAAATTAACAGTCTCGCCATCTACCTGCAGACAGGGGAAGGAGATACAGGAGCTGAGTGAGATATGGAAATATACCATCGACAACTTCTCCCTATCCTCCCGACGAGGAGACATGTCCCTGTGAATCTGAGTAAACTCCACAGTTCGCCTGGTAACGTTTAGATGAACTAAGGGATATgaccaggaggaggctattcagcctctcgagcctgttcctccattcaatgaggtcatggctaatCTGTGAGCTAACTCAGTCCATCCaccattgccccatatcccttattacCTTCAGTTAACAAAAATTATTCcatttccaatttaaaattaacaattgttcCAGCATCAATTGCTGCCTGTGGAAGAAagctccaaacttctaccgccctttgtgtgtagaagtgtttcctaatgtcaCTCCTGAATGGAGTGGGTCTAATTTTTAAACTGTGTTCGCTAGTCCTGGACTCCCCAATCGGACATTGTTTCCCTTCATCTAACCTATCAGTTCGCCTTAATATCTTCAAATCTTAGATAGAATCACCCCTTAACCTGTAAAATCCATGAAATCACTCCGCGTAATTTAACCCCTTGTATCCCCCTCCTGCCTtcctgctccatctcacagtcaacgtgTAACACACACACGCTCTTTATACATGTTGCTGGTATTTACCTGAACTGTTCCAGTGTTGCCTCTTGTCACCAGGATCCGATGTCCGTACACCTGGACTTCGACCAGACGTGTCCAGGACACCGCCGTGGAGCCGCGGTGATCGTTTTCCACCTCCACGCTGAACGTGGTGAGGTTTGCCGCCGGCTCGCAGTACTTGCTGAAGGTGTATCTACAGGTGCCTTGGAAATCAAAGGCTTTCCCGTCAAAGGTGTGATAATGGGGGTCGCCAGACGCCCAGCAGGTGGCGCAGTCCCGGGGGTAGCAGCCCCGAACTCCGTCGACCAGGCGGCAGTCTTCACGGAGCCCGCAGCCGGAATCCTCGCAGGTGAGGTTCGGGGCGCTGTTTCCACAGGTGCATCTCCTGCTGCAGGTCTCGGTGAGGACCACGGTGTCCCCTCTGCTGTAATAACGGCCCTGGAACGAGCAGCCGCACTGACTGAGGGCCACGCAGTTCCCGGCGCTCAGGATGTAACCGTCGTCACACGCGCAGCTTTCCGTACAGGGCTGGTCGCAGTGTAAAGGTGCCGTGGTGTCGGAGCAAGTGGCCGGACAAGCGGTGGTGCAGGGGTCGTAGTGACTGTGCGCCGGGCAGGGGAGTTCTGCAACACACATTTACAGGTGGTTAAAGTAAAGTGCAGAAATGGATAAATTATGATATAATTTCCCCCATCCCCCTCTTCCTAAAACCATCCGGCGCGCCAAAAGTCCTGATCGAAAGATTACTCGCTGACCTTGTTCCGAGGTTCTCTTTGAACCAATGCCTCGCACTGCCCTTCTGGCTGATGGTCAATGAGTTTAGGCGAATTATCTTTGCTGCATGGATTTCGATCAATGAACATGGAACTTGTTCCGCCCTTGACATACTTTTGCCAGTGGCAGCTTTACcaagacaacaccaagcagattggtAAAGATCAGTAATAGTTTACAGGTTCTATTCTGATAGATCACTGCTTGGAAATGTTGGAAATGTCAGATCTGTTtcaacaatagaatcatagaaacatacacatTCACAACACGGGCGGAGTCCACTTTGGCACATCATCTGTGACATGGCCGaccatgagctatccagcctaatccgacATTGCAACTCCTGCTCCGTAGCCCTATCCACTTctatattcatgctaatacattacccccattcccatgagcccttatcttgtgtaataaccttttatattgcaccttatcgaatgccttttggaaatccaaatgtacaACCTCGACTGGCTCcgctttatctaccctgttagttacatgcTCACAAAgctcgaataaatttgtcaaacaggatttccctttcataaaaccatgttgattctgcctaatcatgttatgattatgtaAGTGCCCTGACGGATTCCAGCAATTTCCCGACGACtgttatcaggctaactggcctgtacttcccggttttctctctccttc encodes:
- the LOC139249326 gene encoding alpha-tectorin-like; translation: MDIEDELPCPAHSHYDPCTTACPASCSDTTAPLHCDQPCTESCACDDGYILSAGTCVALSQCGCSFQGRYYSRGDTVLLTETCSRRCTCGNTAPNLTCEDSGCGLHEECRLVDGVRDCYPRDSATCWASGDPHYHTFDGKAFDFQGTCRYTFSKYCDPAGNLNTFSVEVENDHRGSTAVSWTRLVEVQVYGHRILVTRGNTGTVQVDGETVNLPVILESGKVRVTHTGSSAVLRTDFGLSVSYDWNHYAAVTVPGTYSGSLCGLCGDYNGDASDDFASPNGTALTGSSAFGNSWKSPTSGAGCADDSGPPGPLCTEEARRVYASGSHCGILNDPTGPFRQCHPELSPAIYSDNCAFDLCTLAGDHTTLCQAIGSYASECQRRGITIGDWRNATRCGNGMGSLGTSIFA